Proteins encoded together in one Carya illinoinensis cultivar Pawnee chromosome 3, C.illinoinensisPawnee_v1, whole genome shotgun sequence window:
- the LOC122304593 gene encoding uncharacterized protein LOC122304593 produces the protein MERESSSNNEPQVEANLTIEGASSSDFNQTWDEYQEWRRQDNTYLDHMAILLAAVEEEESIGQVVERMPQHNIGLCGREYIVAILNGHPKNCRNMFRMEVYAFQALCNTLRTDSILESTREVSVEEAFAMFAFTVGHGTVQRVIGDRFQHSSETVNQHVSAVMRALCRLTPQVIAPTHAAGVAPYIEGNLRHYPWFEKCYGAIDGTYIDAWAPAEATNAYISRHHRVSQNVLAACNFDMRFTFIYAGWEGSAHDARIFMDALTRPGINFPWPPEGYYYLVDSAYPCTQGFLPPYPRVRYHRSERHDNRSFHGYQDYFNYRHSSLRNVIERSFGQTNVDNPNHILHTSDMSSGEAQVMAATGESIPQLMWAHRSAN, from the exons ATGGAAAGAGAAAGTAGTTCAAATAATGAGCCCCAGGTGGAGGCCAATTTAACGATTGAAGGTGCATCGAGTAGTGACTTCAATCAAACGTGGGACGAATACCAAGAATGGAGGAGGCAAGATAATACATATTTGGATCACATGGCCATTCTATTGGCTGCCGTAGAAGAGGAGGAATCTATAGGGCAAGTGGTTGAGCGAATGCCGCAGCATAACATTGGCTTATGCGGACGAGAGTATATAGTCGCAATCCTTAATGGACATCCCAAGAATTGTAGAAATATGTTCCGGATGGAAGTTTATGCATTTCAAGCGTTATGCAATACATTACGCACGGATTCCATTCTGGAATCGACAAGAGAGGTTTCCGTAGAGGAAGCTTTTGCAATGTTTGCATTTACCGTCGGACATGGGACAGTTCAGAGAGTCATAGGTGACCGGTTTCAACATTCAAGTGAAACCGTTAATCAACATGTCAGCGCAGTGATGCGAGCACTATGTCGCCTTACACCCCAGGTGATTGCACCTACACATGCTGCTGGGGTGGCGCCTTATATTGAAGGCAATCTCAGACATTATCCATGGTTTGAG AAATGTTATGGAGCAATTGACGGGACTTATATCGACGCATGGGCACCCGCCGAAGCAACTAATGCTTATATATCTCGGCATCACCGAGTTAGCCAAAATGTGCTGGCGGCCTGTAATTTTGATATGAGATTCACGTTCATATATGCTGGGTGGGAGGGCAGTGCCCATGATGCGCGCATATTTATGGATGCATTGACTCGTCCAGGGATCAATTTTCCATGGCCTCCTGAgg gtTATTATTACTTAGTAGATTCTGCCTATCCATGTACTCAGGGATTTTTGCCCCCATATCCTAGGGTGCGATATCACAGGTCTGAACGTCACGACAACCGTTCATTTCATGGATATCAGGATTATTTCAATTACCGGCATTCTTCCCTCCGGAATGTTATTGAGCGGAGTTTCG GCCAGACAAATGTAGATAACCCGAATCATATATTGCATACTTCTGACATGTCATCTGGGGAGGCACAAGTCATGGCTGCAACCGGGGAATCTATCCCACAACTTATGTGGGCACATAGGAGTGCAAATTGa